CATCTTTTGAAGAGAGTCTCGGTGGTAGCTCGTGCAACTCCCGAGGATAAGTATCGCATAGTGAGGGTGCTTCAGGCAAAGGGAGAGGTGGTGGCTGTAACTGGTGATGGTGTCAACGATGTGCCAGCTCTTAAGGTGGCGGACCTGGGCATAGCTATGGGTTCAGGCTCTCAGGCTGCAAAGGATGCATCAAAGATGATCTTGTTGGACAACAACATAGCAATAATAGTGAACGCAGTAAAGAGGGGAAGGCTTATAGCAAAAAACATATCTAAGGTGATAAGGTATCTGCTATCCACCAACGCTTTTGAGATGATTTACAATTCCCTTGCCATACTGAGCGGTTTCCCATTGCCTTTCTATGCTACTCAGATACTGTGGATAAACCTCGTAACTGACGGCATGCAGGACAAAGCCTATCCTTTTACCAAGTACGAAGGTGATCCCATGAAGGAAAAACCAAAGAGTCCCGAGAAGGTTTTTGTGGGGAGAAGCCAGGTTTTTAATGTGGCGTACAACGGGCTTATAATGGGTATATGCCACTACTTTTTGTTTAAGTATCTTCTAACCATCTATCCTTACCAAATAGCCCTAACAATTAGTTTCACATCAGCGGTAATAAGCCAGTGGGCTGTAGGCATTCAGGAGATAGGGGAAAAGCCCTTCTTTAAAAATCCCTTAGAGTACCTCCAACTAAACCTTTACATTTACTTAGGCATATTCTTAGGCTTGATGCTCCAGCTTACAGCCATCTACCTAATCCCTCACTACTTACATGCAATAAGCTTGTCCTTAGAACACCTTCCTTATGCACTTCTGTGTCCGCTGCTTACCTTCTTGGGCGTGGAGTTAAGAAAGTGGATAGCATATATTTTATACCATGAGAACGCTTAATAAGGAAGAGCTAAAGGAGCTGTACGATAAGGATTTTCCCCTTTGGGTTGAGATAAACCTGCAGCTTCTTAAGGAGAAAGCTTATGACCTTGTAGACTGGGAGAACCTCTTAGAGGAGATAGAGGATATGGGAAGGTCTGACCTTAAAGAGTGCATAAGCCACTTGGCGGTTATTTTAGAATATCTTTACAAGTGGGATAACTTCAAAAACTTGGCAGGTAGTGAGTCCGCTGGCAAAAGCTGGTTTAGGAGTGTGGAAAATGCAAGAATGGAAATCTTAGATATACTTGATATGTATCCCAGTTTAAGAAAAAAATTACCTTCTGAATTGGCTATAGCGTGGAAGCGTGCCAGAAGAAGGCTTGAGTATTGGCTTAAAGATAACGACTACGACCCTGAAAAGTTTAACATTCCTGAAAAATGCCCTCACACTTACCAAGAAGCCATGAGTAGAGATTTAAGAAAGGAGCTAAAACCATAACAACGCCCTTTTTTTAGCTTTGAGGTTTATATTTATAAAAAATGTCCAGCAGAGAGGAAATCCTCAGAAAAATAGATATAGTGGAGGTCATATCCTCTTACATAGACCTTAAGAAGGTAGGGAGCAATTACAGTGCCAGGTGTCCTTTCCATCCGGATGACACACCATCATTTTTCGTATCCCCCAGCAGAGGCATTTTTAAGTGTTTTGGTTGCGGTGTAGGTGGTGATGCCATAAAGTTCGTTGCCCTTTACGAAAACATAAGTTATTCGGAAGCTCTCATAAAGCTTGCCAAAAGGTACGGCATACCCCTTAAGATAAGGGAGGACAGAAAGGACTCAAAGGTAATACGCATACTTGAGCTGGTGGCAGATTACTATCACAATGCTCTCAAAAAAAGTCCTCATGCGGTAGACTACCTAAAAAGCAGAGGCGTTTCTTCAAGAAGCATTCAAAAGTTTAGGCTGGGTTTCTCCCCTTCCTCTGAGGAGCTGGTAAATTTCCTCAGAAAAGAAGGGCTGATAGATGCTTACGAAAAAACTGGCAACTTGGTAAAGATAGATGAAGGTATTTACAGGGATCTCTTTACAGGAAGGGTAGTAATACCCATAAGGGATGAGAGGGGAAGATGCATAGCCTTTGGTGGAAGAGTTCTTTACGAAGGAAAGCCTAAATACATAAACTCCCCAGAGAGTGAGTTTTTTAAAAAGAGGGAGGTTATGTTTGGACTTTACGAAGGCAAAGAACACATAAAAGATATGGGCTTTGCCATAATAGTTGAGGGTTACTTTGATGTTATAAGCATGCACGATGAGGGCTACAAAAACACCGTTGCACCTCTTGGCACCTCTTTTGGTGAGGAGCATGCCAAGCTTCTCTCCAGATACACAAAAGATGTGATTCTTTTATTTGACGGTGATAGTGCGGGGAAGAGAGCCATAAGACAGACAGCACCCTATTTGCTTTCACAGGATATTAAGGTGAGAGTGGCATACCTCCCCGAAGGTGAGGATCCCGACACACTGGTAAAAAGAGATAAAGAGCTTTTGCGTTTGCTTCTTGAAGGAGCAAAGGACATATTTGAGCTATTTATAAAAATGCTCAGGGAAGGTCAGAAGGAGGCTCTTAAGGACCTTGTATACTTTGCCGGCTTTGTCAAAAATAAGGTGTATCAGCATGATATTCTGAGAGAAGCAAGCCAAGTAAGTGGATTTGCGCTCAGCGCTTTATACGACCAACTGCCTAAGGTTCAGAGGAAGGAAGAAAAAGAAGAGGATGAAAAACTGACCTATGCGGAGAGGATTTTTCTGCTTGGCCTTATGAAGTTGGGAAAGGAAGAATATCTTAAGGATGTTCTGCTCTCACCCAATGCCATGAGGATAGCCGAACACATACTCTCTGGAGATTATCACTTGGTACCAGAAAGTGTCAAGAATGCCAAGGTTTACGACCTTGAGTCTGCATTTCTGGCAAGCTGTGAGATGCTAAAAATAGGGAAAGAGGAGTTTAAGGAAGGTGTAAAGAGTATAAAAGATATGAGGGAAGAAAAGAGTCAGCAGGTTGTGAGGTTCAGAAAGCGGATTTGAATTATATTTAAACTCCTATGGAGCAGGTTTTTATCTACGACACCACCTTGAGGGATGGCTCGCAGGCAGAAGGTATAAACTTTTCCGTAGAGGATAAGATGCGCATACTTCAAAAACTGGACGAATTTGGAGTGCATTACATAGAGTGCGGATGGCCCGGTGCGAACCCAAAAGACACTATTCTCTTTGAAAGGCTGAGAAAGATAAAAACTCAAAATGCCAAAATAGTAGCCTTTGGTGCAACAAGAAAAGCTGGAAAGAAGGCGCACGAAGATAAGCAGGTGGAAAACCTTTTGAAATCGGGTGCCAAGGTGATAACCGTATTTGGCAAGAGCTGGGACTTTCATGTAACGCATGCCATAGGGACCACCTTAGAGGAAAACCTGGACATGGTTTACGAGACGGTAAGCTATCTTAAAAAGCATGTGGAGGAGGTTATCTTTGACGCAGAGCACTTCTTTGACGGATACAGGCACAACGAAAGCTATGCTTTTAAGGTATTGGAGGCAGCTTTTCAGGCAGGTGCGGACTGGATAGTCCTCTGCGATACCAACGGTGGCACCCTTCCCAATGAGGTTTATGAGATAACCAAAAAGGTTGTACAAAAGTTTCCACAGGCACGCGTAGGCATACACGCTCACAACGATTCAGATACTGCTGTGGCTAACTCTCTTATGGCGGTGCTTGCAGGTGCAAGGCAGGTTCACGGCACTATAAACGGCTTGGGGGAAAGAACGGGCAATGCTAATCTGTGTTCCATAATACCTAACCTTCAGCTCAAGCTGGGCTTTAGTGTAGTGCCTTCCCAAAACCTCAAAAAGCTCACCGAGCTTGCTCACTTTGTCTCCGAAATCTCCAACACGCCACTGCCCAAAAACATGCCTTATGTAGGGGAGAGTGCTTTTACCCACAAAGCAGGCGTACACGCCTCTGCAGTTATGAAAAGGTCAGAAACATACGAACACATAGACCCTTCTTTGGTAGGAAACAGAAGGAAGGTGACAGTGTCTGACCTTTCTGGAAGGAGTAATATACTTTACAAGCTCAGGGAAATGGGGCTTGAGGTGGATGATAAGTCCCCTGAGCTTATCAAACTCCTTGAAAAGATAAAGGAACTTGAGAAGGAAGGCTACCACTTTGAAGCAGCTGAAGCTTCTTTTGAGCTTCTTTGCAAGAGGCATTTTGGGCTTGTTAAAAACTATTTTGACCTTGATGCTTACAGGGTGCTAATAGCCAGAAGGAGTACAGACCTATCTCCTGTTTCGGAAGCCACCGTAAGACTCTATGTGGAAGACATAAAGGAGCATACAGCAGCTCTTGGTAACGGACCAGTGAGCGCCCTTGACAGAGCCCTCAGAAAAGCCTTGGAAGAGTTTTATCCAAGCCTTAAAGATGTTCAGCTCATAGACTACAAGGTGAGAATAGTTAACGAATCGGAGGGTACATCTGCCAAAGTGAGGGTGCTTATAGAATCTACCGATGGTAGAAGAAAGTGGGGAACGGTGGGAGTTTCGGAAAACATAATAGAAGCCTCTTGGATAGCCTTAACTGATAGCCTCGTATATAAACTCTTAAAAGACGAAGAAGAGGGTATAATGTGATCCTATGAAGAGGGTGCTTTTCCTTTTCTCTCTCTTTCTCCTTTCCATGGCAGAACCAGTAAAGCTCAGCAAAAACATACATATAAAAGTTATTGATGCGGAAGGTATTACCCACCATCTGAGAGGGATAAGTTGTAATGGTAGGGATTATCTGAAAGTTAGTGAGGGGAGCATAGAGTATTCTATACCTTTTGAAAGCATAAAACACATAAAAGTGCTCTCCCAAAAGGAGGGTATCCTTGATATAAATGTGGAGCTTACAAATGGAATAGAAAGGCGCATAAGCGTAAGTGCCAACACCTATTGCACATCCCAATCTGAACTGGGTAAAGCAAGCTTTTACATTAAGGATGTGAGAGATATCTTTATAGAAAAAGGAGAGCAAAGATGAAGAGAGTTAAGTTTTTGGGTATCCTGATACTTACCTTTGGTTTGGGCTTCGTGCTTGGTACAGCAGGCGGTTTTCCCAAAAATAGTGGTGGTGAAGATGATTACAGGTATTTTAGGCTCTTCACTGATGTTTTCAAAGTAGTAAAGGAGAACTATGTGGAAAATGTTAGCACTAAGGACCTTATATACGGTGCGTTAAATGGTATGATGAAATCCTTAGACCCCTTTTCCGCCTTCTTTACACCCGAACAGTACAGAGAGTTTAAGGAAGAGACGGAAGGTGAGTTTGGTGGTGTAGGTATTGAGATAAGCATGGAAAAGGGAAGACCCATAGTGGTCTCTCCTATAGAGGGGACACCAGCCTATAAAGCTGGGATAAGACCTGGGGACATAATACTTGAGATAAACGGAGAGGATACATCTAACATGATGCTAATGGATGTGGTGCAGAAAATAAGAGGCAAACCAGGTACAAAGGTAAACCTGACTATAATGAGGAAAGGCTTAGACAAGCCCCTAAGGTTTGAGCTTGAAAGGAGTCTCATAAAGATAGAGAGCGTAAGGTGGACAAAGTTTGAAGATGTAGGTTATATAAGGCTCTCCCAGTTTAACGACGGTGCAGGCGCCCAGATGGAAAAGGCTATTAAGAGTCTCCTGTCCGAAGATGTTAAAGGTTTGGTGTTGGACCTGAGAAACGACCCAGGTGGTCTTCTCACGGAGGCGGTAAATGTAGCAGAGCTTTTTATTCCTGAAGGTAAGCTCATAGTTTATACCAAATCAAGGGATGGTGAGATAAACAAGTACTTCTCAAGAAGAAAACCTATTGTACCTGAAGACATACCACTTGTAGTTCTGATAAACAAAGGTTCTGCCAGCGCATCGGAAATAGTCACTGGCGCACTCCAAGACTATAAAAGAGCTATTATAGTTGGAGAGAAGAGCTACGGCAAAGCTTCAGTTCAGAACATCATGCCACTTGAGGATGGCTCTGCTATAAAGCTCACCATAGCATACTACTACACACCTCTTGGAAGACTGATACACAAGAAGGGTATAACCCCGGATGTGCAGGTTAGCATGGACGAAAAGCAGGAAGAGCAATTGCAGGAAGCCATAAGACAGAAGAGGATGCAAGGAGACCATCACAAGCTCATACTTCTTCCCGAGCTTGACCCCCAGCTGAGAAAGGCTATTGAGATTATAGAAAAAGGTAAAACTTTGAAAAAAGCCGCATGATCACACTTGCTGTTGAGACTTCTTGTGATGAGACTGCCCTTGCCCTTTTTTCTTCTGAGTCAGGCATAATAGGTGATGTGCTGCTTTCTCAGGCTGTCCACTCGGAGTTTGGTGGAGTGGTGCCGGAGCTTTCCGCAAGGGAACACACCAGAAACATACTCCCTCTCTTTGACAAACTTTTAAAAGATACAGGTATGGACATCTCCAAGATAGACTTTGTATCTTTCACTCTCACACCGGGATTGATACTATCCTTAGTTATAGGTGTAGCTTTTGCCAAATCTCTGGCTTATGCTTTAAGAAAGCCCTTGGTGCCAGTGCATCACTTAGAAGGACACATATACTCCATCTTCTTGGAAAAACCCATAGATTACCCTTTTATATCCCTTATAGTGTCTGGAGGGCACACGGACCTCTACTTGGTGGAAGACTTTGGAAAGTATATCTTTCTGGGTGGCACTCTGGACGATGCAGTAGGAGAGAGCTACGACAAGGTGGCAAAGCTTATGGGACTTTCTTATCCAGGTGGACCCATAATAGATAAGCTTGCCCAAAAGGGAAGACCTGCCTATCACCTCCCAAGACCTCTGATAGGAGAAGATGGTCTCAATATGTCTTTTAGTGGACTAAAGACGGCTGTAAGAAACATAGTGATGACGGGAAATTACTCTAAGGAAGATCTGGCTTGCTCCTTTCAGCAAGCGGTGGTGGATGTTTTGGAAAAAAAGGTTATAAGAGCTGTAGAGCTCACAGGAGTAAGAAATATAGCTGTTGTTGGAGGTGTATCCGCCAACTCTGAACTAAGAAGAAGGTTTAAAGAGCTATCTGAGAAGCATAACTACCAAGTTTATTTCCCTAAGCCTAAATTCTCTACTGATAATGCTTGTATGATAGCTTACGCAGGTGTAGAGAGGTTCAAAAGGGGCATTACAGCCCCCCTTGATATAAACCCAGAGCCCAACACACCCTTAGAGCTATTTGGAAAAGAGTGGAGCTAAAGAAAGTGCCTTTTTGAGTATTTCCTTGTCCCCTTTATACTTTACAAGGTTCTCAGCCTCCTTCCATGTAAAAAACCTTGCATCCAAAACCTCCCACGAAGCCTTAGGCTCTCCAGCCTTGTACCTCATCAAAAAGTAAAGGACTCTCTTCTTTATCCTTTTTCCTTCCCTCATGTAAAAGTACTCTATTTCTCCTATCCTTTGGAGAATCTCCCCCTTTATACCCGTTTCCTCCTCCACCTCTCTGATGGCGGCATGTTCGGGACTTTCTCCAGATTCTACTATACCCTTTGGAAAGGTCCATATTCCCGAAGGATTTTTCACCAGCAAAACTTCTCTGTCTCTAATGACAACACCGCCTGCGGAAAATTCGTGCATCATTGTGATAAAATATTCTAAGGAGGATGAGCTATGCAAGAGGAAAAAAAAGAGGAGATGAACCTCAAAGAAGAGATTGAAAGGCTGGAAAAGGAGCTGAAAGCCCTCAAGGAGAAGATAGGTATTGAGGAAAAACCTATGCTACAAGTACCTATTGAAAAGGCAAAGGAGATTACCACTAGCCTTTTGGATGTTGCCAACAGGATCATAAAGGTAGCTTCAGCTGCAGCATCAGGTGCCATAGAAGGTGCTAAAAAGGAGCTGGAAAAGTCAAAGAAGGAGCAAAAGCAGGAAGAAGAGAAAAAAGAGCAGTAAGTTATGAACTATTGGCGCGGTATAATAAATAAATACAGGGAATATTTGCCTATTTCAGAAAACACACCTGTTATAACTCTCTGTGAGGGAAATACTCCTCTTATACACGCGGAAAATCTCGCCAGGGAGATAGGCTTTAAAGGGGAGATATATCTCAAATATGAGGGACTAAACCCTACGGGATCCTTTAAAGACAGAGGGATGACCCTTGCCATATCAAAAGCTGTAGAAGCTGGAAAAAAGGCTGTTATATGTGCTTCTACAGGAAATACCTCCGCTTCTGCTGCGGCTTATGCTGCAAAAGCTGGGCTCAAAGCTTATGTGCTTCTTCCCAAAGGTGCAGTGGCACTGGGAAAACTCTCTCAAGCAGTTATGTACGGTGCAAAGGTTATAGCCGTGCAGGGAAACTTTGACGATGCTCTTTATATGGTGAGAAAGATAGGTGAGCTTTTGCCGGTTGAAATAGTCAACTCGGTAAACCCCTTCCGTATAGAGGGGCAAAAGACTGCAGCCTTTGAGGTATGTGATGCCTTGGGCGAAGCGCCAGATTATCACTTTATACCAGTAGGCAACGCAGGAAACATAACCGCTTACTGGAAAGGATACTTGGAGTATTACCGCGTCGGGAAGATAAGGAAACTCCCTAAGATGATGGGATGGCAGGCGGAAGGTGCTGCTCCAATAGTGAAAGGCTATGTTATAAAAAATCCGCAAACTATAGCCAGCGCCATAAGGATAGGAAATCCTTACAGCTGGCAACAGGCTCTTGCCGCAGCTAACGAATCAAAGGGAAGAATAGATGCTGTAAGTGATGAGGAGATCCTAAATGCATACAAGCTGGTGGCTTCAAAGGAAGGTATCTTCTGCGAGCCTGCCTCCGCAGCCAGCATAGCGGGGCTCATAAAGCTGGTAAGGGAGGGCTACCTTAGTGGTAAGGAGGTGGTGGTATGCACCCTTACGGGAAATGGGCTTAAGGACCCCAGCACCGCTATGAGCGTGTGCCAAGAACCCATCACCTTACCCCCAGACATAGAGAAGGTGCTGGAGGTGATAGAGCTATGAAGGTGGTAAAAGCACATCAAAAGCGGGCGCTTCCTTTGGCAGCTAAGGTTTTAGAAAAAGGAGGAATAGTCTTTGCGCCAACGGATACCATCTACGGACTTTTGGCTGATGCTACCAAACCAAAAGCCGTAGAGAGGCTATACTCCATCAGAAGACCATCAGGAAGACCCTTTATCCTTCTCCTTCCAGACAAATACTGGCTGGAGGTTTTTGACATCTACGCCAAGCCTACATACTGGGACCTGCTTGATGCTCATATCACTGTTATCTTCTACAAAAGAACCACCATACCCATGCACCTGACAAGGGGCAAAAAGAGCTTAGCCTTCAGAGTGCCCAAGAGAGGTACCTTTATAAGGGACCTTCTTCTTTATCTTGATGCTCCCCTTGTTGCCCCCAGCGCCAATCCGGAAGGTATGGAGCCGGCAAAGGATGTAAAGATGGCTATGGACTACTTTGGAGATAAGGTGGACCTTTATGTGGATGCGGGTCGTATTGAAGGAAAACCCTCCACCATAGTAAGACTCATAGGCAAAAACAGAATAAGGCTTGTTAGAGAAGGAAGTGTAAGCTTCAAGGAGATTCTGGAGTTTGCAAGAAGATTATAACCTAAGGTTATAACTCTTTCTGTATCCTACAAGCTCTACAAGCGCCTGGGCAAACTCTCTTATCTCCTTCTGTGCGCTTTCGTGCCTTCTTAAACTTATAAAGTTGTCAAGAGAAATTCTTGGAACTGTCCAGTAAAACCTTGTGTGCATAAACTGTGGGAGGACACCTCTGGCAAGCTCTCTGGCAACAGCTTTTTCAAGCATGTTTTTGTATAGTGTCAAAAGGTCATCCATGTAAAACTTTATTTTTTTGAGAAACAGAGAGTTCCAAGGCTCTTCTATCTGCTCTTCTATGGATGCCTGCCTGTTTTTGGAAGACTGTTTTCTCAGATATTTAGGAATGTAAAAGGTAGGGTCATAGCTTACATACCTTCTGCTAACTTCGTTATAAGAGCCAAAGCGGTGTCTGTGCCACTGCCTTGCTACAAACAAAGGACACTCCACCACAAATGTGTAGTAATCCATAGAGGTTCCCAGCTCAAGCCTATCAACGAGTCCTATCCATCCTGATGAAGTCTCTATTTTCTTTATAACATAGGAACTGTCAAGAGAGTAGCTTTCTGTATCATCTCCTTCTATGATGGCATATGTAGTAGGTAGTCTTTTCTTTACTTCTTCCTTTACCTCTTGTGGTATGTGTTCAAAAGCGTTTATAAAGTTCCTAAGGTTGAGATAAATATAACCCTCCGTCCAGTAAACCTGAAAAACAGGACTGCTTACCCTTTCTATAAGACCCAGCCATAAGCTTTTTTCTCCTTCAAAAGCTATAATCACATGCTCAAAAGGGCTTGCGTGTTTGTTTTCAAAAAGATACTTTATGAGCTTTTTATCCCTCTCTTTGTCCACCTCCGCATCTTTAGCGAATGATACCCTTGCGCATCTTACTATTCTTTGGTCTGACCCCATTATATGAACTTTCATGCTCTCTATTATAATATCTTGGCTATGCAAAGCATGACTGGTGTGGGGAAGGCTGTGTTTGAAAATGACGAATGGAAGGTATCTACCATCGTCAAGAGCGTAAACTCAAAAGGTTTGGACATATTTATAAAAACCAATTACAACCTCTCATCCGCAGAGATAAACATAAGGAAGCTGGTGAGGGAGTTTATCACGAGGGGTACTGTTAATGTGCACATAGATGTAACACCCAAAAAGGTCGAAACACCTGTTGACATAAAGAAGGTCCTCGTAAATGTGCAGATAGTAAAGCTTGTTATGGAAGAGCTTGGGCTTAAGCTCACCGACGATACCATCTTTCAAACTGCCTGGAAGTATTCGGAAAAAACCGCAGAGGAACTAAGTCCACAGCTGGAAGACTGCCTTTACTCTTCACTGAGAGAAGCCCTCAGGGACCTTGTAAGGAGCAGAAAGGAAGAAGGAGAGCATATAAAGGAAGACATACAAGCAAGGTTGCAAAAGATAAAGGGGTTGTTAGAAGAAATAGAAAAGCTTAAAGACCAGGTCCTGAGCTTAGTCAAAGGCAGAATACTTGAGAAAGCAAGAGAGCTTGGTTTGCCGGAGGTTCATCCAACTGTGCTTAATGAGATCACTTTTATACTTTCAAGGATGGATGTGGATGAAGAGTTAACAAGATTCAAGACGCACCTGAGTAAAATAAACTCCCTTCTTGATACGGAAGGTGATGTAGGTAGAAAGTTGGACTTTACCCTTCAGGAGATACACAGGGAGATAAATACCCTTGGCAACAAGATGCCTGAAGTTTCCCATCTGGTGGTGGAAATAAAGTCAGAGATAGACAGGATAAGACAGCAGGTGGCAAATGTGGAATAAAAGGTGTATAATATAATCATAGCGGGCGTAGCTCAGTGGTGGAGCGGCTGCTTGCCATGCAGCAGGTCGCGGGTTCGAGTCCCGTCGCCCGCTCCATACTAAAGCTCTATCTCCTCAGGTGAAGAGTAGCTTTTGCAAACCTTCCCCTCGCACACCAAAAGCCCCTTCATATGCCCCTTTACAACCAACTTGAAGGGTCTGAATGCCTTCATCATCTCCCAAAAGTAACCATCCGTCTCTACTTTAAAAACCCCTCTTAAAAAAGCGTAAAGGCTAATTAGGTAAGAGTGCGAAGCCATAGGCATCTCTCTCATAAACCGTGAAAAAGCCATGAGGTTTTTCTCTGCATATTCTCCATATTTGGTATCACCAGTTATAGCTTCCATAAGGAGTAGCAGATACGGAGATGTGCCATTTACAGATTGGATGGGTGTATCTTGGATAGGTTTATGCTTTATAAGCAATAGTCCTTCCCCCTTTTGATGCGTATCAAAAAAGCCCCATCCCTGATCATCCCAGAATAGCTCTATAGCCTTATCCAAAAGCTCCTTTGCCATATCCAAGTAAGTTCTATTTTGAGTTATTTCAAAGAGGGACAAAAGACCCTGCGATAGATATATGTAATCCTCCGAATAACCGCTTACACCATCGGTATGATCAAGAGAGCCATCTCTGTACCTTTCTTTTATGAGCCTATTGGCTGTCTTTTCTGCCATAAGAAGACTCCACTCATCCTGAAAGACCTTGTAGTAAACACATAAAGCATCTATCATAAGCCCATTCCAGCCAGTGTAAATGGTTTTGTCTATGTAAGGTATCTCCCTGCTGTTTCTATAACTTAACATTTTTTCTTTGGCGCTTTTTAGAAGCTCCTCCACCTTTTCCTTGGGTATGTCCAAAACTTTGCTTACCTGCTGCGCATCCATGTTTATAAAGAGCACATTTTTGTGCTGATGATGGGGCATTCTGCCTCTTGTATCTATACCAAAGTAGAGCTTTACCACCTTTAGCTCCTCTGGGTCAAGCAGTAGCCTTAGCTCGTCAGATGTAAAAGTGTAATGACCACCCTCATCAAGCACGCCTATGTCTGCATCCTGAGAGGCGTAAAATCCACCTTCTTGATCCGATCCGTAAAGTTTGTAGTAATTTACTATGCCCTTTGCCACATACTCATAAAGGGGATTTTCAAATACCTGATAAGCAAGAGAGTATAGTCTGAGAAGCTCCGCGTTGTCATAAAGCATCTTTTCAAAGTGCGGTATGTTCCATGTATCATCCGTAGAGTATCTGAAAAAGCCTCCCAAAAGGTGGTCGTAAATACCACCTTTTGCCATAGCATCCAAAGATGAGATAATAGCCCTTTTTACTATCTCCTCCTTGGTAAAGTAGTAGTGATAAAGGAGTAGCTCAAAAGCCTTGGCATGATGAAACTTGGGAGCACTGCCTATACCTCCCTTTTCGTAATCTACCGAAGAGAGAAGAGCGCCTATACCCCTTTTTAGAAGTTCTTCATCCACAAAATCCTTAAAGGTCATAGAGCTGTAATTTTGTAGCTCCAAAAAGATGTGGTCTGCTGATTTTAAAATTCTCTCCTTTTCTTCCCTCCAGAGCTGTGAAATCCTAAGAAGCAGAGATTTTAAACCGGGTCTTCCCCATCTGTCTTCAGGTGGAAAGTAGGTGCCTCCAAAGAAGAGCTTCCCATCGGGAGTAAGAAAAGCTGTCAAAGGCCACCCTCCGCTTCCGGTAAGAGCTATTACTGTTTCCTGATACCTCCTGTCTATATCCGGCCTTTCGTCCCTGTCCACCTTTATTGCAACAAAGTTCTCGTTTATTATCTTGGCTATTTCTGGGTCTTCAAAGCTTTCCTTTGCCATTACATGACACCAATGACACCATACACCACCTATGGAGAGCAGTACAGGTTTGTCCTCTCTCTTTGCTTTTTCAAAGGCTTCCTCACACCACTCGTACCAATCAACGGGCTGATATGCTGATTTTCTAAGATATGGACTTCTGGCATTTATCAGTCTGTTAGGCATACGCATAAATTATGTAAAAGGGAGAAAAAAGCAAGATGAGATAAATTATGCTACTGCATAAGATAATCAAAACTGACCCTCATGGTCTTTCCTTTGCTGTCCTTTATGTATACATTTATTGAGTAAAGACCCTTATCGGACATTTGGAACCAGCCGCCGTAGTTGTCTCCGTATTGATGGGGATATTTGGTGAGTGGTTTTCTTTCTGCTCTCAGTATAGGAGACCTTACCTCAGCTTCTACAGAGTAATTAGAGAAATAGACCACCTTACCCTTCTCTTCTTCTCTCCAAAGAGCTACTGCAAGGTGGTGAGTGTCGTATGGTTTGGGTTCACCGTGGCTTTTGACCAGAAGCTCGTAAGCTCTTGGGAAGGTATTTCTAATCTCCTCAATGCTCACTATACCTATGCTCA
The DNA window shown above is from Hydrogenobacter thermophilus TK-6 and carries:
- a CDS encoding DUF29 domain-containing protein: MRTLNKEELKELYDKDFPLWVEINLQLLKEKAYDLVDWENLLEEIEDMGRSDLKECISHLAVILEYLYKWDNFKNLAGSESAGKSWFRSVENARMEILDILDMYPSLRKKLPSELAIAWKRARRRLEYWLKDNDYDPEKFNIPEKCPHTYQEAMSRDLRKELKP
- the dnaG gene encoding DNA primase; translated protein: MSSREEILRKIDIVEVISSYIDLKKVGSNYSARCPFHPDDTPSFFVSPSRGIFKCFGCGVGGDAIKFVALYENISYSEALIKLAKRYGIPLKIREDRKDSKVIRILELVADYYHNALKKSPHAVDYLKSRGVSSRSIQKFRLGFSPSSEELVNFLRKEGLIDAYEKTGNLVKIDEGIYRDLFTGRVVIPIRDERGRCIAFGGRVLYEGKPKYINSPESEFFKKREVMFGLYEGKEHIKDMGFAIIVEGYFDVISMHDEGYKNTVAPLGTSFGEEHAKLLSRYTKDVILLFDGDSAGKRAIRQTAPYLLSQDIKVRVAYLPEGEDPDTLVKRDKELLRLLLEGAKDIFELFIKMLREGQKEALKDLVYFAGFVKNKVYQHDILREASQVSGFALSALYDQLPKVQRKEEKEEDEKLTYAERIFLLGLMKLGKEEYLKDVLLSPNAMRIAEHILSGDYHLVPESVKNAKVYDLESAFLASCEMLKIGKEEFKEGVKSIKDMREEKSQQVVRFRKRI
- the cimA gene encoding citramalate synthase: MEQVFIYDTTLRDGSQAEGINFSVEDKMRILQKLDEFGVHYIECGWPGANPKDTILFERLRKIKTQNAKIVAFGATRKAGKKAHEDKQVENLLKSGAKVITVFGKSWDFHVTHAIGTTLEENLDMVYETVSYLKKHVEEVIFDAEHFFDGYRHNESYAFKVLEAAFQAGADWIVLCDTNGGTLPNEVYEITKKVVQKFPQARVGIHAHNDSDTAVANSLMAVLAGARQVHGTINGLGERTGNANLCSIIPNLQLKLGFSVVPSQNLKKLTELAHFVSEISNTPLPKNMPYVGESAFTHKAGVHASAVMKRSETYEHIDPSLVGNRRKVTVSDLSGRSNILYKLREMGLEVDDKSPELIKLLEKIKELEKEGYHFEAAEASFELLCKRHFGLVKNYFDLDAYRVLIARRSTDLSPVSEATVRLYVEDIKEHTAALGNGPVSALDRALRKALEEFYPSLKDVQLIDYKVRIVNESEGTSAKVRVLIESTDGRRKWGTVGVSENIIEASWIALTDSLVYKLLKDEEEGIM
- a CDS encoding S41 family peptidase: MKRVKFLGILILTFGLGFVLGTAGGFPKNSGGEDDYRYFRLFTDVFKVVKENYVENVSTKDLIYGALNGMMKSLDPFSAFFTPEQYREFKEETEGEFGGVGIEISMEKGRPIVVSPIEGTPAYKAGIRPGDIILEINGEDTSNMMLMDVVQKIRGKPGTKVNLTIMRKGLDKPLRFELERSLIKIESVRWTKFEDVGYIRLSQFNDGAGAQMEKAIKSLLSEDVKGLVLDLRNDPGGLLTEAVNVAELFIPEGKLIVYTKSRDGEINKYFSRRKPIVPEDIPLVVLINKGSASASEIVTGALQDYKRAIIVGEKSYGKASVQNIMPLEDGSAIKLTIAYYYTPLGRLIHKKGITPDVQVSMDEKQEEQLQEAIRQKRMQGDHHKLILLPELDPQLRKAIEIIEKGKTLKKAA
- the tsaD gene encoding tRNA (adenosine(37)-N6)-threonylcarbamoyltransferase complex transferase subunit TsaD codes for the protein MITLAVETSCDETALALFSSESGIIGDVLLSQAVHSEFGGVVPELSAREHTRNILPLFDKLLKDTGMDISKIDFVSFTLTPGLILSLVIGVAFAKSLAYALRKPLVPVHHLEGHIYSIFLEKPIDYPFISLIVSGGHTDLYLVEDFGKYIFLGGTLDDAVGESYDKVAKLMGLSYPGGPIIDKLAQKGRPAYHLPRPLIGEDGLNMSFSGLKTAVRNIVMTGNYSKEDLACSFQQAVVDVLEKKVIRAVELTGVRNIAVVGGVSANSELRRRFKELSEKHNYQVYFPKPKFSTDNACMIAYAGVERFKRGITAPLDINPEPNTPLELFGKEWS